A single genomic interval of Lathyrus oleraceus cultivar Zhongwan6 chromosome 7, CAAS_Psat_ZW6_1.0, whole genome shotgun sequence harbors:
- the LOC127104039 gene encoding proline-rich protein 3-like: MYPVQYAPQPYVAAVTPAFNQQPAQAYQAPPVYRPAPVQQRAAAPPAYQQVPAAPVYQQPRAQAPRQNAQNQDRRQGERATFNPIPMSYTELYPSLLQKGLVVPRPMGPPPDRLPPWYNPNALSFP; encoded by the coding sequence ATGTATCCCGTCCAGTATGCTCCGCAACCATACGTGGCTGCTGTGACGCCTGCGTTCAATCAACAGCCTGCTCAGGCTTATCAAGCGCCTCCGGTCTATCGACCAGCTCCAGTTCAACAGCGTGCTGCGGCTCCTCCAGCTTATCAACAAGTACCAGCAGCTCCTGTTTATCAACAACCGAGAGCTCAAGCGCCGAGGCAAAATGCTCAGAACCAGGATAGGAGGCAAGGGGAGAGGGCGACCTTCAATCCAATCCCAATGTCGTACActgagctttatccctccttgttgcAAAAGGGTTTGGTGGTTCCCAGACCTATGGGACCCCCACCTGACCGTCTTCCTCCATGGTACAACCCTAATGCACTGTCCTTTCCATGA